CCAGGTTTTAATTCATATTGCTAATCTATTAACACTAGATAAGCCATCTTTAGAATCTCCTAGAATTTGTCGAATCGGAGGAGATGAATTCGCGATGATCTTTAAATCACCTATAATTCAGCCTGAAGAGTTTATCGAAAAAAAATTAATACAAATAAACCAAACTCCTTGTATTTATGAAAACTTAACGATTCCAATAGAAATATCTTGTGGTTTAGCTATTATTAAAAAAACAAGTATTAAAAATAAAAATTTTAGTACTGAAGATATGTTCAAATTAGCTGATAGCATGCTTTATAAAGCAAAAAAAATTGGAAAAAACCAACTCGTTACAACTTATCGAACTATTTAAAAAGCTTTAAAAATGGGTACTCCAATTTTAAAGCTTTTATATTAACTTAAAAGAGGGAAATTGTATGAATTATTATGACCAACATTTACATACTCATCATTCATTTGACTCGGAAGAATCATTTGAAAATTATTTAAACACTTACTCACCTGACTTTTTCGTTACAACTGAACACCTAGATTTAAAGAACCCCTGTGTCAATGGCAAAGACAGTATTCCTGATTACCACCTATACAATGAAGAAATTAATCGCCTGTCTCTTAACACTCATACCAATCTTCTCAAAGGAATAGAAATAGGTTATGTCAATACTCAAGCTACATTACTTAACGATTTTCTAAAAGGCAAAGAATACGACGTTATTTTACTTAGTATTCACCAAAATGGCGTATTTGATTATATGGATGACGATGTTTTAACATTAGATACAGATGTTTTAATCAGTGATTACTATTCTAGAATGTTAGATGCTGTTAAATCAGCTAAATTTGGTAATATCTTGACACACTTTGATTATGGTGTGAGGCGACTTAATTTATCCGTTAATGAGTTTAGACTAATAGCTGAACCTTATTTAGTTAATATTTTTAAAAACATCATAGAAAAAAATATTGCCTTTGAACTAAATGCTAAAAGTTTTATCAAATATGGTAACAAAGAGCTTTATGAATATGCGATTCCTTTATACATCTCTTTAGGAGGAAAATTATTCACTTTAGGATCTGACGCCCATGTTGCAGAAGATTATGAATTAGGATTTAAAGAAATGAAAAACTTATTAATTAAAAACGGCATCTTTGAATTAGCTGTCTATCAAAAGCAACAACTAATTATGGTAAACATATAAAAAACGGCAAACATTCAAGAACCATATGAATGTTTGCCGTTTCTTCTATTTGTCTTTTCTTGCTCTTAATGCTGATAAAATAGACACAGTATCCACTACTTCTTGCAACATGGCACCGATTAGTGTCGGAATAATTCCTAAACTAGCAATAAGCATCAAGATAACACAAATAAAAATACCAATCAACACTGATTGCTTTGCTATCTTCATTGTGTTTTTGGATATGTCTATCGCATCTGTCACTTTGGACAAATCATCTTTTAAAATAACAGCATCTGCACTTTCACTAGCAGCGCTTGAACCATGAGCCCCCATTGCTATTCCAACATCTGCCATTGCAAGGGCTGGTGCATCATTCATCCCATCTCCTACCATAATAGCTGGAGAATTGGTTTGCGTTAATTCTTTAATAATGTCTATTTTTTCTTGTGGTAAACATTTTGCATGAATTTCTATGATACCCACGATATCCCCAATTTTTTTTGCTATTTGTAGATTATCTCCTGTAATCATTAAAATACGATTGATGCCTAATTGTCTTAATCGTTTAATTGTTTTTTGTGATTCAGGCCGAACAATATCTTCAAATTCGATGTTTCCAACGTATTTATCATCAATAGATACATAAACTGCCGTATTCTCAGTTGTAGAGTGTATAGTGTCAGCTACATAGTTAGCTTTTCCCACTTTAACTAATTGATCCTTTATCTTTCCTTGTACACCTTCACCCGTCACTTCTTTCAATTCTGTCACATCCAACAAATCAATTCCCTGTGATAAAGCATATAATACTAAAGAACGTGCTAAGATATGAGTTGATTCTTGTTCAATACTCGCTGCCAATTGGATAAGTACTTTATCTGATAAAGTATCTTTAATACTTGTAATCCTATAAACATCTAAACTTCCTTCGGTTAATGTCCCAGTTTTATCAAAAGCAATACTTTGCGCATCAGATAATTTTTCAATTGTTGTTCCTGTTTTAACTACAACGCCATGTCGACTTGATCGACTCATACCTGCTACAAGTGCTATAGGTGCTGCTAAAATCAATGGACAAGGTGATGCAACAACCAATACTTGAGCAAATCTTACAGGATCTTTTGAAATAAACCATGCTACACCACCAATTAAATAAGAAATAATTGTAAAAGGAACAGCATATCTATCAGCCAAACGGACAAAATTTGCTGGCTTAGATTCAGATTCTTTGACTAATTTTACAATCGTTTGATACTGACTATCAGCAGCAATCTTTGTCACTTTAAATTTAATTGCCACGTCCCCATTAACAGAACCCGACATAACACTATCATTCACTTTTTTTTCAATGAATCTTGACTCACCTG
This genomic stretch from Vagococcus sp. CY52-2 harbors:
- a CDS encoding PHP domain-containing protein encodes the protein MNYYDQHLHTHHSFDSEESFENYLNTYSPDFFVTTEHLDLKNPCVNGKDSIPDYHLYNEEINRLSLNTHTNLLKGIEIGYVNTQATLLNDFLKGKEYDVILLSIHQNGVFDYMDDDVLTLDTDVLISDYYSRMLDAVKSAKFGNILTHFDYGVRRLNLSVNEFRLIAEPYLVNIFKNIIEKNIAFELNAKSFIKYGNKELYEYAIPLYISLGGKLFTLGSDAHVAEDYELGFKEMKNLLIKNGIFELAVYQKQQLIMVNI
- a CDS encoding heavy metal translocating P-type ATPase encodes the protein MTNLRKFLLTIFAGVIALIAEFVCHQSMVAYWIVIVIGGMTTISMFIGMIKTLKSGKYGVDILAITAIVATLAVGQYWASLMVLVMLTGGDSLEDYAAGQAGKELKTLLDNTPQIAHKVENNKLVDYRVEEVKVGDVILVKPGEIVPVDGTIIEGISSFDESSLTGESRFIEKKVNDSVMSGSVNGDVAIKFKVTKIAADSQYQTIVKLVKESESKPANFVRLADRYAVPFTIISYLIGGVAWFISKDPVRFAQVLVVASPCPLILAAPIALVAGMSRSSRHGVVVKTGTTIEKLSDAQSIAFDKTGTLTEGSLDVYRITSIKDTLSDKVLIQLAASIEQESTHILARSLVLYALSQGIDLLDVTELKEVTGEGVQGKIKDQLVKVGKANYVADTIHSTTENTAVYVSIDDKYVGNIEFEDIVRPESQKTIKRLRQLGINRILMITGDNLQIAKKIGDIVGIIEIHAKCLPQEKIDIIKELTQTNSPAIMVGDGMNDAPALAMADVGIAMGAHGSSAASESADAVILKDDLSKVTDAIDISKNTMKIAKQSVLIGIFICVILMLIASLGIIPTLIGAMLQEVVDTVSILSALRARKDK